CCGCGCTGACGGTGCACCACGGCGGCAGCGGCACGAGCATGACGTCCTTCGCCTCCGGTGTGCCGCAGCTGGTCCTGCCCGGCGGCAAGCCGTTCCTGCAGACCACGGGACGGCTCGTGGAGGCGTCCGGCGCCGGGCGCAACCTCGCGGGCGAGCAGGAGCAGCGGGACGCCGGGCTGGTCCGGGCCGCGGTGGCCGCACTGCTCACCGAGGAGCACTACCGCAAGGCCGCACGCGCGGTCGGCGAGGAGATCGCGGGCCTCCCCGGCCCCGCCGAACTGGTCCGCACCCTGGAGGGGCTGATCTGACATGCGTCCGCTCACACAGCACGTACAGGAAAGGGAACAGGTGCCACCCCCCATGGCAGAACAGCACGGACCGCCCGCGGTCGTCTTCGAGGGCGTCGTCAAGGCGTACGGCGACGTCCGCGCCGTCGACGGGATCGACCTGACGATCCACCGCGGCGAGACGGTCGCCCTCCTCGGCCCGAACGGAGCGGGCAAGTCCACCACCATCGGCATGCTCCTCGGCCTCTTCCCGCCGGACGAGGGAACCGTCGAGGTGTTCGGCAAGAAGCCCGAACTCGCGATGCGCGCCGGCCACCTGGGCGCGATGCTGCAGGAGGGGAAGATGATTCCCCGGGTGTCGGTCCGTGAGCTGGTCGACTTCGTACGCGGGACGTACCGCGACCCGCTGCCGCTCCAGGAGGTCCTGGAACTGGCCGAACTCACCGCGATCGCCGACCGGAAGGTGGACCGGCTCTCCGGGGGCCAGGCCCAGCGGGTCCGCTTCGCGCTCGCCCTGGCCGGCGACCCCGACCTGGTGGTCCTGGACGAGCCGACGGCCGCCCTCGACGTGGAGTCGCGGCGCGAGCTGTGGGCCGCGATGCAGCGCTACGCCCGGCGCGGCAACACGGTGCTGTTCTCGACGCACTACCTCGAGGAGGCCGACGACAGCGCCGACCGGGTGATCGTGATCGCCGCCGGCCGGGTGGTCGCCGACGGCACGACCTCCCAGATCAAGAGCATGGTCGAGGGACGCACGGTCAGCTTCGCGCCGCGCGGCGGCCCGAGCGACGGCTACGACCTGCTGCCCGGCGTCACCGCGGTGGAGTTCCACGGCGGCCGGGTGCACCTGCGCACCACCGACTCCGACCGGACCGTCCACGCGCTGGCCCGGGCGGACGCCTTCACCGACCTCGAGGTGTCGGGCGTCGGCCTGGAGGAGGCCTTCATCGCACTGACCCACCGCGCTCGCCACCGCGAAGCCGCCCCGGAAGGACGGAGCCTGTGATGCTCGGCTACATCCGACTCGAGATCCTGCGGCTCGTCCGCAACGGCGGCTACCTGATGATGAGTCTCGTCATGCCGGTCGGCATGTACGTGACCTTCGCGGGCGGCGGCCCGGACCAGCGGTCCCTCGCCCAGGCCATGGTCGGCGCGGCGGCCTTCGGCGCCCTCGGCGTGGTGATCACCAACGGCACCGGGATCGCCGAGGACCGGGCGCTGGGCTGGCTGCGCCAGCTGCGGCTGACCCCGCTGTCCCCGGTGCAGGTGGTGGTGGCGCGGGGCGCGGTCGCGACCTGCCTGGCCATCCTGCCGATCACGGTGATCTCGCTGATCGGCGTCTTCTACCGGGGCGTCCACCTCGGCTTCGGCACCTGGCTCGCGGTGTTCTTCCTCCTGTGGTTCGGCATCGCCCCGCTCGCGATGCTCGGCATCGGCATCGGCTACCTGTTCAAGGCCCAGCTCGCGCAGATCGCCGGCACCGTCTCCTACCTGTCGCTGACGCTGCTCGGCGGCCTGCTGCTCCCGATCGACAACTTCCCGCACTGGGCGCAGCAGCTGTCCCGGGCCACCCCGGTCTTCCGGTACGCCCAGTTGTCCTGGAACGCCGCCGACAGCGCGGCTCCCACCCTCGCCGGAGTGGGCGTCCTCGCGGCCTGGACGGTTCTGCTGGCCGGTTTCGCGGCCTTCGCCTACCGCAGGGGCGGCCGCCGCGCCTGAGCGCGCCCGGCCCGCAGTGCCCGCAAGGGGGCCACCCCTTGCGGGCGCTTTCGCGTTCCTACGGCGCGCGAGCCGCATTCGAGTGACCCGCCGCACCCTTGCCCTGCCACTGACGGACGCGATGGAGTGAGGCAACTGGATGCGCGTGTTGTTCGTGGGTCACGGCCCGGCCCACATCCCCTGGATCATCCCGCTCGCCTGGGCCTCCCGGCTCGCCGGGCACGACGTACGGGTGGCGGTGCGGCCGCAGTGCGTGGCACCGGTCACCCGGGCCGGGCTGGTCGCCGTGCCCGTCGGGGACGAGGCCGCGGCCGGCGCCGTGGCCGCGCGCCGGCTGCCCCTGGGCCCGGGCCGGCTGCGGCCGGCCGACCGGGCGGCCGGTGCCCTGGACGCCGACGTCGCCGACACCCTCGTCGAGAAGATGATCGCGGTCGCCGACACGCTCACCGACGACCTGGTCGCCTTCGCCCGCTTCTGGCAGCCCGACATCGTCGTCCACGACACCGCCGCCGCCGCGGGCCTGGTGGCCGCCGCGGCCGTCAAGGTCCCGGCCGTCGGCCACACCTGGGGCGTCTCGCTCGGCGTGCACTGCGAGGACGACGCCGACCTGCGGCCCTCGTACGCGCGGCTCTTCGAGCGGTTCGGCGTCGACCCGGTGGTCGGCCCGTCCGTCTGGATCGACCCGTGCCCGCCGGGCCTGCGCCCGCCGCACCCCGTGCGCCGGGCCGACATGCGCTACGTGCCGTTCGCCGGGCCGGCCGCGCTCCCGCCGTGGCTGCGCACGGGGCGGGACTCCGACCGGCCGCTGGTGTGCGTCACCGGCGGGGTCACCACCACCGCTCTCGACGAGGTCCGCGACCATGTCGTCGCCGGGCTGCGCGAGCTGGGCGCGGACGTGGTCCTCGCCGTCACCGCGGCCCAGGCGGAGAGCCTGCCCGAACTCCCGGACGGCGTGCGGGCCGTCGAGTCCTTCCCGCTGGACGTGCTGCTCGCCCACTGCGACGCGCTGGTGCACCACGGCGGTGTCGGCAGCGGGCTGATCGCCGTCACGCACGGCCTGCCGCAGCTGCTGCTCCCGCGGAACGCCTTCCAGGAGCACTGGTCCCATCTCGTCAGCGCCGCGGGCGCCGGGACCGCGCTGCCCGCCGACGCGGGCGAGGGCGCGGTCGGCACGGCCCTGCGGGACCTGCTGGCCCGCCCCTCCTACCGGCAGCGGGCCCACGCGCTGCGGGCCGAGATCGACGCGATGCCCACCCCCGACCGGCTCGTGGGCTTCCTCGAGGAGTGCGCGAGAGCCGGTCACACCGACGTCCCCACTCCCGCGGAGGCAGGAAGACGATGACCGTGCAACTCCTCGCGCCCGCCGTGCAGGCCGAGGCGCCCAGGTTCACACGGGGCGCGACCATGCACGCCCTGTTCCAGGACGCGGCCCGTCGCTTCCCGGAGGCGACCGCGCTCGTCCACGGCCCGGCCCGGGTGTCGTACCGCGAACTGGACGCGGCCTCGGACACCCTGGCGGCGCTCCTGCAGGAACAAGGGGTGCGGCCCGGCGACCTGGTGCCGGTGCTGCTGGAGCGCGGCACCCGGCTGATCGCGGTCCTGGTCGCGCTGTTCAAGTGCGGGGCCGCCTACTCCGTCCTGGACCCGCGCTGGCCGGCCGAGCGCCTGCGCACGCAGATCGCCCAGCTCGACGCGCCGCTGCTCGTCACGGCCTCGACCGGTGCCTGGCCGGTGCCGGCGTGGGCGCCGCCCGCCGAGGACCTGACGGTCACCGCGGCGCGCGGGCTGCGTCCGGCGCCGGTGGCGGTGAGCGGCGGCGACCCGTGCGCGGTGTTCTTCACCTCGGGCACGAGCGGCGCGCCCAAGGGCGTGGTCTCCCTCCACGAGAACGCGGTGCGCCTCTTCGACGAGCACACCTTCGCCGAGCTGGGCCCCGGCACCGTGATGCCGCAGACCGCGCCGCCGACCTGGGACGGCTTCACCCTGGACTGCTGGAGCATGCTGCTCACCGGCGGCACGACGGTGCTGCTCGACGAGCCGGTGCTGGTGCCGCGCGCCCTGCGCGCGCTCATCGCCGAGGACGGCGTGAACGCGGCGTTCATGACGACCCAGCTGTTCAACATGCTGGTCACCACCGACGTGGGCGCGTTCGCGGGCATGAAGTGGCTGGCCGTCGGCGGCGAACGGGCCGCCCCCACCCGCATCCGCCGCTTCCTGGCCGAGCACCCCGGCATCCGGCTGCTCAACGTGTACGGTCCCGTCGAGTGCGGGGCGATCGTCACCGCGCACGACATCCGCCCCGAGGACTGCGACGACCCCGCCGGGATCCCGCTGGGCCGCGAACTCGCCCACACCGACGTGGTGGTGCTCGACGGCGACCGGGTCTGCGCCTCCGGGGAGACGGGCGAGCTGTGCCTCGGCGGTCCCGGCCTGGCCCGCGGCTACCTCGGCCGGCCGGAGCTGACCGAGGCGGTCTTCGCCACCGTCGGGGGCCGGCGCGTCTACCGCACGGGCGACCTGGGCCACCGCACCGCCGGGGGCGTCCTGCACTACACCGGGCGCGGCGACCGGCAGATCAAGGTCCGCGGGCACCGGATCGAACCCGCCGAGGTCGAGCGGACCGTCGAGCGGGTCCCCACGGTCACCGGCGCGGCGGTCGTGCCGCTGCCGAAGCCGGACGGCTCGTACCACGGCCTCGCCCTCTTCTACACGCGCGCCGACGACCGCGGCACCGGCCCCGAGGAGCTGCGCGAGCGGCTCGCCTCGCTGCTCCCGGAGTACCTGGTCCCCCGCCATGTCCACCTGCTGGACCGCTTCCCGCTGCTCGCCAACGGCAAGCTCGACCGGCGCGAACTCGCCGCACGGGCCCGCACGGAGCAGCCGGCCGGACCGGGCTCCGGCGGGCCGGCGCTCGACGGTACGGCGCTCGACGGTACGGCGGGCGCGGTCGCCGAGGCGTTCCGGACGGTGCTGGGCACCGGTCCCGTGCCGGAGCACGCGTCGTTCTTCGAACTGGGCGGCAGCTCGCTGGACGCGGCCCGGCTGTGCCAGCACCTGGACGACACGCTGGGCGCGGCCGTGCAGCTCTCGCAGCTCTTCCGCACGCCGACGGTGCGGGGCCTCGCCGACTGGCTGGACTCCGCCCCGCGGGCGGGCGAACCGTCGGGCACCGGCCCCGAGGGGACTCCGGGCGAGGTCGTCCTGCCACCGCAGCAGGCCGGCTTCCTGTGGGCCGGCGCCCACGACAGCACCGGTATCGGCGGGCTGTGCCGGCTGACCTGGTGGCTGTCGGGCCCGGTCGACCTCGCCGCCCTGGAACTGGCCGCCGGCGACGTGCAGCTGCGCCACCAGTCGCTGCACGCCCGGTACGTGCTGCGCGAGCAGACGGCGCTGGCCGTGCTGCCCGAACGGCCCGCGCCGGCCGAGTTCCTGCGCCTGCCGGACGCCGACGACGAGACGGCGGCGGTCGAGCACTGGCTGGCCGCGGTGTTCACCCCGCTGGCCGTGGACGAGGGCCGGGTGTGGCGGTGCGCGGCACTGCGCAGCCGGGACACCGGCCGCACCCTCTTCGGCCTGGTCGCCCACCACGTCGCCTTCGACGGGGCCTCCGAGACGGTCCTCGCCGCCGACCTCGCGTTCGCCTACACGGCGCGCGCCGAGGGCCGCGCGCCCCGCTTCCCGGCCCCCGCGGCGAGCCTGGCCCAGGTGGCCGCCGACCACCGGCGCGCCCTGTCCCGTGCCGATCTGACCGCCCAGCGCGCCTTCTGGGAGGAGCTGCTGGACGATCCGGAACCGCTGCGGCTGCCCGGCCGGACCGGGAGCACCCGGTCGGCGGGTCCCAAACACGGCCGCTCCGTGCGCCTGCCGGGCGAGGAGCTCGCCCGCTGGGACGCCCGGGCCCGGGCGCTGGGCACCACCCGTTTCGCCCTGCTCGCGTCGTTGTTCGGCGTCGTGCTGCGCGAGCTGGGCGGGCAGCGCGACATCCTGGTCAAGGTCCCCGTGGCCCGGCGCGGCAGCGGTGTGCTCGCGACGGCGGTGACCTGCCGCGTCGACCTGGTGTACCTGCGCTTCCGGCCGCCGGGCACGCAGGACACGGCGGCGCACGCGGACGCCCTGGCGAGCGCCGTGGCGAGCACCGACGCGTCGCTGGCCGCCATGGAGCTCGGCGGAGCGGCCCTGGACCACATCCTGGTGTGGTCCGGCGGCAGCGAGGCACTGCCCTCCATCCCCACCTTCCTGATGCAGGACGACCCGGCCCCGGTGCTCGAACTTCCGCACTGCACGGCCGAGTTGCTGCGCATCGACAGTCCCGTCATGTCCACCGAGCTGGAGCTCGACGTGCGCCTGCGCGGCAGCGGCGCGGACGTGACCGCCACGGTCCGCACCGACCGGCTGCCCGCGGAGCTCGCGGACGCCGTCGTGACCGCCTACGCCGAGGCGGTACGGCGCGGACCGGCCGAGCTGCCCGCCGACCCCGAGGACCCCTCATGCGCGTACTGATCCTGAGCACCCCCGAATCCACCCACTTCACGACGATGGTCCCGCTGGCCTGGGCGCTGCGCGGGGCCGGGCACGAGGTGCTCGTCGCCGGCCAGCCGGACATCGTCCCGGCGGCCCGGTCGGCCGGCCTGTCCACGGTCACCGTCGGCCGCGCGTTCCACGCCAAGGACCTGCTGAGCCCGCCGCTGCCGCCGGACCGGCGCCCCATCGAGGTGGCGGGTCCGACGACGCCGAAGATGATCGCCATCGGCTCCAAGGTGTGGGTGCTGCACGCCCGTTACCTGTTCCCGCGCTACCTGGAGGTGGCCCGGCAGTTCCGGCCCGACCTGGTGGTGTCGGAGCAGATGGACTACGCGGCCCTGCTGGTGGGCGGAGTCCTGCGGATCCCGGTCGTCTCGCACCGCTGGGGCGTCGACCCGCTGAGCCCGCTGATGCGTCAGACCGCGGTCGACTTCCTGCAGGGCACCTGCGACCGCAACGGCATCGAGGGCGGGCTCCCGCTGCCGGACGTCGTCCTCGACCCGGCGCCGCCGGAGCTGCTCTACCCGGGCACCCCGGCGGCGACCCCGATCCGGCACATCCCGTTCAACGGCACCGGGGCCGTCCCCGCGTGGCTGCGGCGGCCCGGCGACAAGCCGCGGGTCGTCGTCTCCATGGGCCGGCAGACGATCGCGCTCGGCGGGATCCCGCTGTTCCGCACGGTGATCGAGGCGTTCGGCCGGCTCCCGCACCTCGAGGGCGTCTTCACCGTCCAGGACGAGTACCTGGACGCGCTGGGCCCGACCCCCGCCAACGTGCGGCTGATCTCACCGGCGCCGCTGAGCGGGTTCCTCGGCGCTTGCGCGGCGATCGTGCACCACGGCGGCGCCAACACCCTGATGACGGCCACCGGGGCCGGTCTCCCGCAGCTGGTGCTGCCGCAGCTCGCCGACCAGTTCGCCGGCGGCGAGCTGCTCGCCGCCACCGACGCCGCCATCTCGCTCGGCACCGCCGACGAGCAGAACGACCCGGCGACCGTCGCCGAAGCCCTCGACCACCTCCTCGGCGCCGAGCGCCACGCGAAGGGCGCCGCCGGACTCGCGCGCTCCGTCGCCGCCATGCCGAGCCCCGCCGCCGTCGTCCGCGACCTGGAGAACCTGCGATGCGCGTCCTAGTCATCAGCACCCCCGTCGACACCCACTTCCTGCCGATGCTGCCCCTGATCAGGGCGCTCGCCGACGCCGGGCACGAGATCCTGGTGACCGGCCAGCCCGACGTCACCGACGCCGCCGCGGCGGCAGGGCTGGCCACGATCACCTTCGGGGAGGCCTTCCACTCCGAGGACCTGCGCGGCGGCAGGCGGCCCGCCGACCGGCGCCCCATCGAGGTGTCCGGGCGCCCGGACCGGCAGCAGATCGGCGGGGTCGCCCAGGTGTGGCGCAACCACGTCCCGTACTTCCTGCCGGACTACCTGGAGGTGGCCCGCGAGTGGCGGGCCGACCTGGTGCTGTCCGAGCACATGGAGTTCGCCGGGTCGATCATCGGCGCGCTCCTCGGCATCCCCAGCGTGCAGCACCGCTGGGGCGTCAACCCGACCTCCCCGGCCATGCTCGGCTTCGTCCGCCTCTACCAGGAACCGGTCTGCGCGCGGGTCGGCCTGGACTCCGTGCCGGTGCCCGACCTGCTGCTCGACCCGGCGCCGCCGTCCCTCGCCGACCGCGAGGCCCCGGCCGCCGAGCCGATCCGCCCCGTCCCCCACACGGAGCCGGGCGGCCCCTGGACGTACCGCACCCCGCCGGGCCGCCGGGTGGCCGTCGCGCTGGGCGGGCACACCCTGGACCTCGGCGGCGCCGGCCTGCTGCGGCGGGTGGTGGACGTGCTGGGCCGGGTGGACGGCGTCGAGGCGGTGGTGTCCGCGGCGCCCCGGCACCGCGAGGCGGTCGGCGCCCTGCCGGACGGCATGACGTACACCGCGCTGACCGCGCCCGGCTCGCTGTTCGCGGAGGCCGACCTGGTGGTGCACCACGGTGGCGCCGGCTCCACGCTGGGCGCCGCCGCCCTCGGTGTCCCGCAGCTGGTGCTCCCGCAGCTCGGCGACGCCTTCGTGGCCGGCGACCGGATCGCGGGCGCGGGCGCCGGTCTGACGCTGGACTCGGCGGAGCTCCAGAACGACCCGGCCCGGCTGACCGACGCCGTACGGGCGCTGCTCGAGGAGCCCGCCCACCGCACGGCCGCGGCCGCCGTGCGCGCCGAGACCGACGCGATGCCGGCACCTGCCGACATCGCCGTACGGCTGGAGCGGCTGGCGGCCCGGCAGGGGGTGCCGGCATGACCGTGGAGGCGCCCGTGGCGCGGCCGGACAAGCCGGAGAAGCCGGCGAAGGAGCCCAACCCGCACGGCATGACCGACGTCCAGGTGCTGGTGTTCATCGTGTGCGCGATGGCGACCATGACGCTGGCCCTGCTCGACGGCTCCATCGTCTCCTCCGCCGTCCTGCCGATCGTGCGCGACCTCGACCCGGCCCACGGCATCGACCGCTTCCCCTGGCTGATCACGTCCTATCTGCTCGCCGCGACCGCCGCCCAGCCGCTGTACGGCAGGCTGAGCGACAGCTACGGGCCGCGCCGGATCTACCTCACCGCGCTGGCCACGTTCCTGGCCGGTTCCGCGCTGTGCGCGAGTGCGCAGTCGCTGACCCAGCTGATCTTCTTCCGTGCCGTGCAGGGGCTCGGCGGCGGCGGCCTGATGAGCATGACGCTGATCGTGATCGCCACGCTGTACCCGCCCAAGTCCCGCGCGGGCCGCTCGAACACGGGCGGCGCGCTCATCGCGGCGGGCATCGTCGCGGGCCCGGCGATCGGCGGCCCGCTCAGCCAGGAGCTGTCCTGGCGGTGGATCTTCCTGCTCAACGTGCCGCTCGCCGGGCTCGCGCTCGCCGGCATCACCTGGGCGCTGCGGCTGAACGTGCGCGGGACCCGGCAGCCGGTCGACTTCTTCGGCTCGGTCCTAGTCGCCTCCGCCACCTGCGCCCTGCTGCTCGGCGTCAAGACCTACGGCGAGCAGCACTCGTTCTCGGGCTCGGTGGTGCCGTACTTCTACGGCGGCCTGATGATGTTCGTGTTCTTCGCGGTCCGCCAGCTGAAGGCGGCGGACCCGCTGATGCCGCTGACCCTGTTCCGGGACCGGGTGTTCCGGCCCGCCGCGATCCTGCAGTTCGTGGGCGGGTTCGCGCTGCTGTCCCTGCCGGTGTTCCTCATCAACTACCTGAACATCGTGCGCGGGGTGGACCTCGACGCCGTCGGGCTTCACCTGATCCCGCTCGCCGTCGGCGTGGTCCTGGTCTTCGTCGTCTGGGGCCGGGTCATCGCCCGCACCGGACGCTGCCGGCCGGTCCTGATCGGCACCACGGCGACGGCGGTCGCCGCGACCGCCGGGCTCGCCCTGACCGTGGCCGACGCTCCCCTGTGGCAGCTGGACGTGCTGCTGGTGCTGCTCGGCGCCGGCCTCGGCGGGGTCACCCAGATCGCCCTGTTCATGACCCAGTCGGCGGCCGACCCCGAGCAGCTCGGCGTGGTCACCACCACCTCGCGGTTCGCCACCATGCTGGGGACCACGATCGGCGGCAGCGTGCTCGGCGCGGTCCTGAGCGCCCGGTTCGCCTCGTCCGCCAAGGCGTCCGGGATCACCGACCCCGATGCCGCCGCGGCCCGCCTCGCCGGACTCCCGCCCGCCGTCCGGCACCTGGTGCGGGGCGCCTTCGCCCACGCCACCGGCACGGTCCTGCTGACCGCCGCCGGACTGCTGCTGCTCGCCCTGATCACCGCACTGCTGATGGGCGAGGTCCATGTCGACGAACTCAACGAAGCCGCCGAGGAGGCGCGAGAAGATGCGCGTACTGATGCTGAGCACCCCCTTTCCGACCCACTTCACCCCGCTGGTCCCGCTGGCCTGGGCGCTGAAGGGGGCGGGCCACGAGGTGACGGTGGCCGCCCAGCCTGACGTCACCGACGCGGCCCGCGCGGCGGGGATCACGGCCGTCGACATCGGCGACCGGTTCCACGGCCTGGACGTCCTCCAGCGCCATCTGCCGCCGGGGGTCCGCCCGCTGGAGCTGATGGGGCCGACCCCGCCGGAGAAGATGGCGGGCACCACCAAGCTGTGGGAGACCCACGCCCGGTACCTGCTGGGCTCCTACCTGGAGTTCGCCCGTGAATGGCGTCCCGACCTCGTCGTCTCCGAGCAGCTGGAGCTGGCGGGGCCGGTCGTCGCCGCGGTGCTCGGGGTGCCGTCGGTGCAGGTGCGCTGGGGCGTCGACCCGCTCAGCGGCCCGTCCCGCGCCTCCGCCCGCAACTTCCTGCACGGCACCTGCGTCCGGCTCGGCCTCGACGGTCTGCCCGACCCCGACCTGCTCCTCGACCCGTGCCCGCCGGCCCTGCGCCATCCCACCGCCCCGCCGGGCAGCCCCCTCGGCCACGTCCCCTACAACGGCGTGGGCACCGTGCCCGAGTGGCTGCGCGTCCCGGCGCCCCAGGGCGTGCGCCGGGTGGCGGTCTGCCTGGGCAACCAGACGCTGGTGCTCAACGGCAGCGGGTTGTTCCGCACGATCATCGAGTCGTTCGAGGGGCTCACGGACGTGCAGGCGGTCGTCACCGCCGCCCCCGAGTACCACGAGGGCTTCGGCCGGCTCCCGGACAACGTGCGGGTGGTCGAGCCGGTGCCGCTCAACCTCTTCCTGCGGGACTGCGACGCGCTGATCCACCACGGCGGCGCCAACACCACCATGACCGGCTGCCACTTCGGACTGCCGCAGGTCGTCCTGCCGCAGCTCGTCGACCAGTTCGCGTCGGCCGAGCTGCTCGCCGCGGCGGGCGCCGCCCGGGTGCTCGGCGAGGCGGCGCCGCAGAACGACGCGGCGCTGGTCCGGGCCGCCGTCACGGAGGTCCTCACCGACGACCGGTACCGCAAGAGCGCGCGGGAGCTGCGCGACGACATGGCCGCGATGCCGAGCCCGGCGGAGATCGTGGCCGACCTGGAGCGGCTGGCCGCCGGCGCCTGACCGGCCCGACGGGAAGGGCCCCGACCGGATCTTCCGGTCGGGGCCCTTTCGGTTCGGTCGGGGATCAGCCGCGGTTCTTCTTCAGGGCGTCACTC
Above is a genomic segment from Streptomyces collinus Tu 365 containing:
- a CDS encoding ABC transporter ATP-binding protein; this translates as MAEQHGPPAVVFEGVVKAYGDVRAVDGIDLTIHRGETVALLGPNGAGKSTTIGMLLGLFPPDEGTVEVFGKKPELAMRAGHLGAMLQEGKMIPRVSVRELVDFVRGTYRDPLPLQEVLELAELTAIADRKVDRLSGGQAQRVRFALALAGDPDLVVLDEPTAALDVESRRELWAAMQRYARRGNTVLFSTHYLEEADDSADRVIVIAAGRVVADGTTSQIKSMVEGRTVSFAPRGGPSDGYDLLPGVTAVEFHGGRVHLRTTDSDRTVHALARADAFTDLEVSGVGLEEAFIALTHRARHREAAPEGRSL
- a CDS encoding ABC transporter permease; the protein is MLGYIRLEILRLVRNGGYLMMSLVMPVGMYVTFAGGGPDQRSLAQAMVGAAAFGALGVVITNGTGIAEDRALGWLRQLRLTPLSPVQVVVARGAVATCLAILPITVISLIGVFYRGVHLGFGTWLAVFFLLWFGIAPLAMLGIGIGYLFKAQLAQIAGTVSYLSLTLLGGLLLPIDNFPHWAQQLSRATPVFRYAQLSWNAADSAAPTLAGVGVLAAWTVLLAGFAAFAYRRGGRRA
- a CDS encoding nucleotide disphospho-sugar-binding domain-containing protein, translating into MRVLFVGHGPAHIPWIIPLAWASRLAGHDVRVAVRPQCVAPVTRAGLVAVPVGDEAAAGAVAARRLPLGPGRLRPADRAAGALDADVADTLVEKMIAVADTLTDDLVAFARFWQPDIVVHDTAAAAGLVAAAAVKVPAVGHTWGVSLGVHCEDDADLRPSYARLFERFGVDPVVGPSVWIDPCPPGLRPPHPVRRADMRYVPFAGPAALPPWLRTGRDSDRPLVCVTGGVTTTALDEVRDHVVAGLRELGADVVLAVTAAQAESLPELPDGVRAVESFPLDVLLAHCDALVHHGGVGSGLIAVTHGLPQLLLPRNAFQEHWSHLVSAAGAGTALPADAGEGAVGTALRDLLARPSYRQRAHALRAEIDAMPTPDRLVGFLEECARAGHTDVPTPAEAGRR
- a CDS encoding non-ribosomal peptide synthetase; its protein translation is MTVQLLAPAVQAEAPRFTRGATMHALFQDAARRFPEATALVHGPARVSYRELDAASDTLAALLQEQGVRPGDLVPVLLERGTRLIAVLVALFKCGAAYSVLDPRWPAERLRTQIAQLDAPLLVTASTGAWPVPAWAPPAEDLTVTAARGLRPAPVAVSGGDPCAVFFTSGTSGAPKGVVSLHENAVRLFDEHTFAELGPGTVMPQTAPPTWDGFTLDCWSMLLTGGTTVLLDEPVLVPRALRALIAEDGVNAAFMTTQLFNMLVTTDVGAFAGMKWLAVGGERAAPTRIRRFLAEHPGIRLLNVYGPVECGAIVTAHDIRPEDCDDPAGIPLGRELAHTDVVVLDGDRVCASGETGELCLGGPGLARGYLGRPELTEAVFATVGGRRVYRTGDLGHRTAGGVLHYTGRGDRQIKVRGHRIEPAEVERTVERVPTVTGAAVVPLPKPDGSYHGLALFYTRADDRGTGPEELRERLASLLPEYLVPRHVHLLDRFPLLANGKLDRRELAARARTEQPAGPGSGGPALDGTALDGTAGAVAEAFRTVLGTGPVPEHASFFELGGSSLDAARLCQHLDDTLGAAVQLSQLFRTPTVRGLADWLDSAPRAGEPSGTGPEGTPGEVVLPPQQAGFLWAGAHDSTGIGGLCRLTWWLSGPVDLAALELAAGDVQLRHQSLHARYVLREQTALAVLPERPAPAEFLRLPDADDETAAVEHWLAAVFTPLAVDEGRVWRCAALRSRDTGRTLFGLVAHHVAFDGASETVLAADLAFAYTARAEGRAPRFPAPAASLAQVAADHRRALSRADLTAQRAFWEELLDDPEPLRLPGRTGSTRSAGPKHGRSVRLPGEELARWDARARALGTTRFALLASLFGVVLRELGGQRDILVKVPVARRGSGVLATAVTCRVDLVYLRFRPPGTQDTAAHADALASAVASTDASLAAMELGGAALDHILVWSGGSEALPSIPTFLMQDDPAPVLELPHCTAELLRIDSPVMSTELELDVRLRGSGADVTATVRTDRLPAELADAVVTAYAEAVRRGPAELPADPEDPSCAY
- a CDS encoding nucleotide disphospho-sugar-binding domain-containing protein — its product is MRVLILSTPESTHFTTMVPLAWALRGAGHEVLVAGQPDIVPAARSAGLSTVTVGRAFHAKDLLSPPLPPDRRPIEVAGPTTPKMIAIGSKVWVLHARYLFPRYLEVARQFRPDLVVSEQMDYAALLVGGVLRIPVVSHRWGVDPLSPLMRQTAVDFLQGTCDRNGIEGGLPLPDVVLDPAPPELLYPGTPAATPIRHIPFNGTGAVPAWLRRPGDKPRVVVSMGRQTIALGGIPLFRTVIEAFGRLPHLEGVFTVQDEYLDALGPTPANVRLISPAPLSGFLGACAAIVHHGGANTLMTATGAGLPQLVLPQLADQFAGGELLAATDAAISLGTADEQNDPATVAEALDHLLGAERHAKGAAGLARSVAAMPSPAAVVRDLENLRCAS
- a CDS encoding nucleotide disphospho-sugar-binding domain-containing protein, giving the protein MRVLVISTPVDTHFLPMLPLIRALADAGHEILVTGQPDVTDAAAAAGLATITFGEAFHSEDLRGGRRPADRRPIEVSGRPDRQQIGGVAQVWRNHVPYFLPDYLEVAREWRADLVLSEHMEFAGSIIGALLGIPSVQHRWGVNPTSPAMLGFVRLYQEPVCARVGLDSVPVPDLLLDPAPPSLADREAPAAEPIRPVPHTEPGGPWTYRTPPGRRVAVALGGHTLDLGGAGLLRRVVDVLGRVDGVEAVVSAAPRHREAVGALPDGMTYTALTAPGSLFAEADLVVHHGGAGSTLGAAALGVPQLVLPQLGDAFVAGDRIAGAGAGLTLDSAELQNDPARLTDAVRALLEEPAHRTAAAAVRAETDAMPAPADIAVRLERLAARQGVPA
- a CDS encoding MFS transporter, with amino-acid sequence MTVEAPVARPDKPEKPAKEPNPHGMTDVQVLVFIVCAMATMTLALLDGSIVSSAVLPIVRDLDPAHGIDRFPWLITSYLLAATAAQPLYGRLSDSYGPRRIYLTALATFLAGSALCASAQSLTQLIFFRAVQGLGGGGLMSMTLIVIATLYPPKSRAGRSNTGGALIAAGIVAGPAIGGPLSQELSWRWIFLLNVPLAGLALAGITWALRLNVRGTRQPVDFFGSVLVASATCALLLGVKTYGEQHSFSGSVVPYFYGGLMMFVFFAVRQLKAADPLMPLTLFRDRVFRPAAILQFVGGFALLSLPVFLINYLNIVRGVDLDAVGLHLIPLAVGVVLVFVVWGRVIARTGRCRPVLIGTTATAVAATAGLALTVADAPLWQLDVLLVLLGAGLGGVTQIALFMTQSAADPEQLGVVTTTSRFATMLGTTIGGSVLGAVLSARFASSAKASGITDPDAAAARLAGLPPAVRHLVRGAFAHATGTVLLTAAGLLLLALITALLMGEVHVDELNEAAEEAREDARTDAEHPLSDPLHPAGPAGLGAEGGGPRGDGGRPA
- a CDS encoding nucleotide disphospho-sugar-binding domain-containing protein; the encoded protein is MRVLMLSTPFPTHFTPLVPLAWALKGAGHEVTVAAQPDVTDAARAAGITAVDIGDRFHGLDVLQRHLPPGVRPLELMGPTPPEKMAGTTKLWETHARYLLGSYLEFAREWRPDLVVSEQLELAGPVVAAVLGVPSVQVRWGVDPLSGPSRASARNFLHGTCVRLGLDGLPDPDLLLDPCPPALRHPTAPPGSPLGHVPYNGVGTVPEWLRVPAPQGVRRVAVCLGNQTLVLNGSGLFRTIIESFEGLTDVQAVVTAAPEYHEGFGRLPDNVRVVEPVPLNLFLRDCDALIHHGGANTTMTGCHFGLPQVVLPQLVDQFASAELLAAAGAARVLGEAAPQNDAALVRAAVTEVLTDDRYRKSARELRDDMAAMPSPAEIVADLERLAAGA